The Magnolia sinica isolate HGM2019 chromosome 3, MsV1, whole genome shotgun sequence genome includes the window tgtaataGGTACGAACtcgttcgcaggtgagcgtttccgtgtatatatatatatatatatatatatatatattcctcctGTTAACTGTATTTTTGCAGGCACTAATTGAAAGGTTGAGAATTTCAAAATTGGGAAAATCTTTGGGACGTGTTCATCCAGTGGGGCCCAGCAGGTAAAAATCTGGATcaccaacccatgggccttttttGTACCAACTTAAAATGTCCCAGGGCCTGTGCGCATCATAGACATCCTCTGTAAACGATTGTAGAAACCCTTTGGAGAGAAGGCGCTTACATTCAAATAGAACTGAAATTCTAGGCCACCAGCTTCTATGCCAACCGAAACAGGTTGATGGGCCACTGCTCTCATCAGGGCATCGTCACTGTTGACAGGAACGTCTTCATAACCATCAATGACGACAACACCGGACTTCTTCTGCAAAAAAACACGGAGGTTGTTTATACCGAAAATCAGTAAATTGACAGCATTTGTGTTGGTAGCTTTCTCCATAGTTCACAGCTAATTGAAATACCTTCGTGAGATCACATTGGTTATCAGTTGCAGTGTAAGGATAATCGCGTTCGCTGCTGATTCCACCATTTTCAACTATAAATTGGAATGCATAGTCCATGAGGCCACCATTACACCCTTCATTGATCTTCTTATCACAGTCGACCAGCTCTTGCTCTGACAACGCAACCAGTTCTCCTGTCTTTATTTGGTTGATTCCTTCGACCGCGGCAATGGTTGAAAATGCCCAGCAGCTGCCTACACTTTCAAAAGTGAAATGATCAAGCTATGTTTTGACCCAGTTGGGACGCCCTGCCTTTCATGGATGCTCCAACATGCAATGTGATGGAATGGATTGAGTGGTGATCATGGGCCCTGTTTGCCGCAGCATTTTATGGGTTTTATTTGCGGATGATCAAGGTTCAAGGCAAGCATTTTGTGGGTTGGACGAGCTGTCACATATCTACCAAAGATGTTTATGTATAGATGCAGAAAAATGCCAGTGCACTCAAACATGTCTTTGAAGACATGGTGATTAATGGCACAGCATAGACCCGAGTCTGTTAATTTTAGTTTTCAAATAGAATTTCGGTTTAAGAACAGATATTTAAAGTGTACCACAAGAGCCCTGGTCTTTGACGCCTGTAACAGCGCCCTTTTTCCTCCAATCCATTGTCGCTGGCAAAGGCTCGCTAGTGTTTCCATAAATGAAATTCCGCTTTGCTCCTCCTTCAATTTGTTGTCCGAGCACTCTTTGTGGCTGTTGCGTGTAAATTGCCCGGAACTCTTCGTTACTCAAATCTGCAAACTTGTTGAGTCCGAGCTCATACGTGACATTGCTCCTTTTGTTGCTTGCATGGATGTACATGGCATTGTTCTTAAATACATGAAACTTCTTTAACAACATGTCGTCCCCATTTCCGTAACTTCTCTCGTCGGGGTGATAGATGGCGAGCCATTTTCTATATAGTGCAAAGAGATCTGTTTCGGACCTCACATCATCGTCGGTCACCCTGAGATCTGATGCAGAGGTGGTCGGACAGAGAATGCATAGGATAGCAAAGAAGATCAACACCACCATggtcatgtatgcatgcatagggTGGAGGAATTGAGAATTTGATAGAGGGATGTGGGTTTTGGTTATGCTACGAGGAAGACACGTACATGTATGTAATGGTGTTTATATGTATGAAATGAGGTTTGAGGGATTTTGTATGGGTGAGTTAATGTTTATATAGGAAGTGAGGAGAGGAATACTGGGCTTTGCTTGCGTTTTGAGGTTTTGTGAGACAAGCATGGTGCTAGCGGGTGCTTCACGAGAAGGGTTTTGGATGACGTAAGAAGATTCCTTTTGAGGTCAGCTCCTCTGCAAGTCCTTGTAGAATCTGCGTGTCGGGCCTGGAAGTGTATCCCCTCCAACCTGTCCAGCAGGATTGCCTACTACAAAAACTAGATACTCCAAAAATCGCGTCAATCTAACCATGATGTGAGCCACCACGTGATTTTGGAGGGTTTCGGATGTTTTTGGACCACCTTGTGTTTGTAGGATTGTATAGGCATGTTTTGCCTCACGTAATGAATGGAgagatggcatatacacaacatggtatGCCCTGTTATGGCCTGTTATGGACAATCATAAAGAAAACTTCTAAAATTCACAGTGGCCTACacgatggttggatcagcctgatttttggagagTTCAACTTTGATGGCAAGGCAACTGATGGGATgtgttggatgtcacacacacacacacccaagtAGGCCCTATGCAGTTGCAACGTTACTTGCTATTCCCTTTATTGTTGTGACGTAAAAAAAGGGATTAAGTTTGTTGCTGCTTGAATTGATTGACGGGTAAATGCATTGAACTCTAACCACACAATTGGAAGGAAAGGTGTTTCATGATGTTTAggatttttggattttgaaaactatttaacatatataaaataagaaTAAGAGAAAGGGAAAACTTATCAGTTTGTAGAAGTTGAGACGTGATTTGGAAGTATGAGAATGTGATGTAAAAAAGTTCATGACCTGTGGGTCCATTACCTCCATGCGGTATTACAATGTCAAGCTTTTTTCCGTTGTAGAAAATTTTCCATCGTTACCTCCCGTAGGAGTCTAGGCCATGTCTAGTATGATTTAATCATCCTTTTGGACCAACTACAACTTATTGCCTTGATAAGCTATGGTCTCACCATCTAACTACTAAAAAATGAGCATATGCTTGGTCAGATTCTTCCTTTTACTCCTCAGCTTGGGGGGTATTAGTAGTCGCTAGATCTAACTGGCGATTAGGGTCATCATCAATATGCTTCATACTTGCAACATTAAGAAGTTATGAAGTCTTCCACAGTCAATTGCAACCTCTTCGATGATTCAAATATCAAGCTAGCACATACCAAATTCTTTTATAACTTCACAGAGTTAGCAACTATGACTTCATCATGTAACAAATATTTCACCATTGTTACTGTCTATCACTTTTATTTTGGTAGTTGTTGTGTCACTATTATGGCATAAAATTCATTAAGTTGTGTAGGTTCTGAAGGTGTATTGCAGGTTCTTAAGATGTACCGTGGGTTCTCAAGATTTATCGCGGGTTCTTAAAGTGTTGTGTGGATCTGAAGATGTTGTATGGATCTAAAGGTGTTATGCAGATCTAAAGTTGTTGTGCGGATCTGAAGTTATTATGCAGTTCTGAAGTTGTTGTGTAGTTTTGAAGGCTGCTATGCGGATCTGAAGTTGTTGTGCGAAAAAATGATGATATTATACATGAGATTGCTCTGTCGTGTAACTGCGCAACACAAAGAAAGTTGCCAGATTAGGGGCAAGCTACTTAGACTAGACAGATAACATGTTGCGCGACCGCGCAAAAGTGCTCTGTTATACAGTTCAcatgtgtgaaggcctataaatactcccCTCCCTCTCATTTCATTCATTCACAAGTGAGGAACTTTAGAGTGATCAGGGGGATCTTCGAAAGAGTCTTTGAGAATTTAAAGCCGCGATATTCAGGTATCCCATGGTGCGGTATGAGAGGAGCAAAGAAGGAGATACAGGGAGTAGTGCAGAAGTTCGTTGCGTGACTACGCAACATGGATTGCTTGCACAACCACACAACCACAGTCCTACGATATATGTATTTGGTGATTGTATTTTCCTTACGAGATCCAGAATCTCCCACAAGATTGGTTTTCCCGCGAGATCTAGAATCTCCAGCGAGATCAGTTTTCCTGTGAGATCAATTTTTTTGTGAGATCCAGAATTTTCTGTGATATCAATTTTCCCATGAGATACAGAATCTCTCGCGAGATCAGTTTTTCCGCAAGATCAATTTTCCTGCAAGATGCAGAATCTCTCGTAAGATCAATTTTCTTCGTGAGATCCAGAATTTCTCGCGAATTGATCTCTTATGCATGTATTTTATGTACATCAGCGCGGAACAAGGGTTTCAAACCAACACAACTCTTCTGTCATTGCGACGGACGCCATACAATTCAAGATGTTGCCGAAATCATGATTAGACCATTTCTCTATTACATTGATTAAATGTACTTTGTCTTAGAATCAAGAGCAACACGAGCGATGTAATAAGGattcagaattaataaaataGGCGATGatgtttattatttaatttttctttattattattgaatgtaGATATTCCAATCTTCGATacttttgtttcttgtcgaaatagtCACTAGCCCTTAATACATCCTTGCCATTCAACCATCTTCACCAGTCTACCATTCAACTAACTAGAGGTAAAGCTAGGTGAGCAAATTGTATCTGCAGTATAAAGATGCTAAAGTAATTAatctatcatgcatatatatCAAAACCAAATGGAGTATCATCTCCATACAATTGCATGCACCACAATTTAACATCATCACTTGTTGCATGTTACTTAATATGAAGGAGAAAAGTCTAAATTCATGATTAAGTATGTTAGCTGACAGATTAAACGATAGGTCTTATGGGGGCGAAAGTCAACTTAGTAAAAACAATACATTTGTTGTAGAGCAAGACAACATAGTTAATCATAGTTCATTAAATAAACTATATTCCATTGATCAAACAATTATCTGTTGTATTTAGACTACAGACGATTTTCTTTCTAGCAATTTATTTGATAGTTAAGTATTAGACCACTAAAGTAGATAATCAGTTAGAAGTTCAATTACATTAGTCTTGCCACCTCATAGCATTGCTATTTTGAGACGATATACTAtcgagtgtgaaatattgtatatttctcccttattatgcattggttttataaaaatagatgcacttaattgatctaattgcATACGTTTTACTATGAGAGGTGATTTGGAGAGTTAATGTGAAAAAGGACaattaaaaagaataattaatgctcaaagaataacCAAGTGAAGATTTCAAGTaccaaagatcaaagaaaaccaagcataaaagagagaaaagacCGGTAAATCACAAAGTGTAATAATAAAAATAGCactgttcggtcccacctaaggttggCTCGGTCCAACCGAAGATGCACAGAATAGTTCAGTAAGAACATGTGATTTCAAAGATAATTCGGCTCGATATTCAGTCCGATTGAAGGGAGACATATACTTCAGATACAAATTGAAGAAATTCGCCTGTAAtcgtgtaacatcctgaattttcgtgGCTCGAGTACATAGTCGTGCCTGAAAATTCCTggtgttgataatgtaaagatttggatgcttcaaaatcttacaatgattttctttccatttagatcacatccatttacattcatgaaggtaaccattcacgagagtaaaatcaaccgtatttattattccattggattaaaagaattcaacaaattatcaaatgtcctttcaatgggagcttattacattatcaaagtttgtagaggaaataaataaaactaaacacaGAACTATCTCCTCCTTTATTCATAATAATCTTCCTTAGGAAAATCGCTATCCGtatcttcaatttgtacatcaccaGCATCATCTATATGATTGGATATGGTCAATACCCTACTtatagtgatagttatcctttaagattaataataattcaagagattcataagaataatgtaaaggttctgatacgtctcgtactccaccactacgagtggtatcagtatgcgcaaccaatatatatatgaattcatGTCTAGCAAcgactcatcatacgtagtgatcatctcaatgtggaatatgattcataGAAAATCCGACTCACCCCGCATCTCATAATTACGGAGATTCGCTGGCATGTCCGACGCTACTATGGATTTACATAAACACTTCGAGGCatcacaacacatgagtcagatgaattacttgagataatttgttcatggagtgattatttgtgacatccaatctcggaagtgatgtaacacgcattgcgaattacttacatcgatttatgcACCACTACCTAAATCCATAGAATTACGCATCGACCAAGATGATCATTACCCAgagtgcattacgtccacgataaatatttgaatcactaattgtgatacctctaacacatcacttgcataaaaggaaaataaattgaaACATGGGATTTTTAGAATTCCATTATATATGCCCAAGTCATAAAGGGAtgtagcacaaggctaatataataaaggagaaaagtaacATTAAGCTAtcttaataaaagaaaagagtagcaaataggctaactcaataagAATAAATGGAGATGAACAAAAGGCTAATTCAATATAGAGTGGAGGCACTCGttgctctcaaaattggcaaagggcaatactTGTATCCATTACGCCACATATATTTATAAAGATCACTCATAATTAAAATTATGCCTTAACGATAattttcaaaggataaataattgataatgttAAACTAAACAATTGCATGGAGGATTCACGGTAATATGGAAACatgtaaaaataagataaatcataccaactcaaattagtgtaagcttaaaggaattcctcaccttaaccttagatctaaaccctaggtagatatctatgtaggaaagcttttacatgaatcacgacatcgcttgagcaagagggagatacCATATGCTTGGATAAGGAAGTTGATGATGGACGTCTAggcttctctttttctctctttctctctctttctctctttgtctctctctttctctttttctctcttccttgggCGTTGGGAGATTGGGCGTGTGAATGGAGAGGGGAACAcacacccctttttaaaaggagtgggcgtgtgagaggagtGTGTTTCAcctcccacttggattgggtttctccaaattttccttttctgacgatctttctttaaatctaattcgtccattgtgttagggtcgtcgaatagagccagtgtatatgattttcttgatgattcgaaatttagattgacctatcttgaaaattctcttaacgggtgccaaaacaaatttgatctcaattaacagtccacacttaatgatcaaggcccaattttggAAGAAATGTATAGTTAGAATAGAAAAACGGTTGGACAAATTTTactggttgatcgatggtgaaaaaagcctaaatctaaattGTAAGTGTTATGCTGTATATCGAGCAgcttgtattgtcaaattttgtagtgacaaaccactttggaatgatggacttgattatgatggaaagttcacctttaagtgaccttcaagtgatggaaagtttcAAGTGCTACATCgacttcaagttcaagactaAGTTCAAGTACATGTTCATGTTCTAGACTAAGTTCAAGTGCAACtttaaatgcaagatcaagtttcaagtatacaagctCAAGCTTCGAgtacttcaagaagaagatctaccagatctaccaaagctacaagttcaatgttcaatatttcaagtataaatgaccttagaaaagaccttaggtttaggtcatgcATATTGCACATTTAATATGAGTCATTGTGCTTATTATaagctttgcttcgactagtcctagtcaatgttcaactagtctaggctttagctcgaccagtccagggtttttttcgaccagtccaagtttaaattcaaaattttagatttttctggtaggtcctcgaccagtcgagcaccctgctcgaccgatcgtggagactagctcgaccagtcgactaaggctcgactcgaactcaagtAACCATTTTGAGCCCCAATCCACCAGTCAAGtgctatgctcgaccagtcgagggtcagttttatctgatcgcgctagaatttttgaaatttggttgctcgTAGGACCAGTCGAGactgaccttagaccagtcaagggaACCGTTTTTCtgcttataaatagaggacttttctcagtttttttcatttattccaagccaattcaacccaccattttgagagataagtccctgTGATTGTTAAGCTATTGTtcggtaatttaagattcttgtTTGTAactttttgatttctaatttcttgatctcttgctacttcaatttgatttgataaaagggaattctgatctaccccttttgagatccaagaaattgaatcaaagtagcccaaagTTGGgttatttaaaattcatttagatctagaacccttgtatatgtgtgattgaacattggacatctttATCTTCAAAAAAGCAATTCTACTGGcctacatcgaagaagaatcttcagataagtattttcatttacagcttttggtttgtgagattgccagaaaatctctattgtggttttaactaagatagctagaaaattcagcgtggggtttttaattgtggtagcccattgaaaatacaattataaaggttttaaggtgaaccttggaaaaccttctttcatagtgaaagccaatatcacgtgggttgtgattattgggagtggagtaggtgtggctgttttagaacagttggtgtacacaccgaaccactataattcttagagtttggtggatgatgatgtatgtgatgtatatgtaatgaatacttgtatttatttcatgtacttgtggtgaatgttgtaatagctaaatttgtttcaattgcttcttttattagtttaagtttttgatccttacagagttcaaaaaatcaggttgtcctaccataaactttggtttttggtgtaaagttgtcctttgaacaacgtttgtatcaacctctcaatactattgcaattgaggttgttatttgtttCAGCTATCTGCATTatatttcgcatttattttttatttggcatagtcctattcatcccccctctaggactgagagctcgcccttttcataaattttcacattttgtacCAAAAAGAAGGAACTAGCTTCAACCTTCAACGATGTAGGATCATAACTCGGGGCCTAAATTTTATATaatctcgtagtcatatgagactaaAGTATGGTCCAAATTCGAGTTGCTATGAATGAAAGAAAGTGGTTAAATcagaagatctagatttataaggagtttgtaggccttgacaggataacttcgtgcctaaggaaaagcctaccaaagtggagtctttatatttcacacttagtccatatgatgggcaatccaagtcattcatatgaatggAAATATTCGACTACGACTACCCGCtaagtttcttcactcgatgaacactaaaatcaacgattaaggggctaatttgtcaattgagttacttttacaatgatctaagggctgaaatttgacatatatggttaatttattatacataggcatgatataaaatttcacatcaaacagatcGTAAGAattatgtgatctagaattcaatggTCTATGTTAATGGCATCTTtgtaattattactgatatgagagttttggaaaatctaatggttctacatggttataaacatgtttttaagtaattcttacaaaagaacttatatctaaatcattatgaataaataattattcaccaaattaattaagggaatgtacatatatcaaccaacataatggatggtcagatgacgtgttaagaatagaaaaacatgatggttagtactctgatcatgtatgtaaatgGGTGTACAGTTAGTTTTGTAACCAgatgatcacaagtgggtttttggagtgatcaagaggcagaacACGTATACCATTAAATTCaaatgacttgttcacatgtgtaagtttctcggaTTATAGTTTTGATAGtaggttaagtatattcataggtggtgaacaagatgaacggatcagaatctcaattcgaTATGTGTACGAATAGAtgcagagatcaagtagctagtttactatagtcaggtggtccaaactcagagtgaacggttagatatctttaactagcggtgaatagttgactAAACGGTCGATTATGATGGGcaagtgagaatacttgagtatatgatcatcctatctcaaaatcaacggtcagatggcttgatctattaaTAGAGATTATTCCCAATAgttagattcgtgttggagaatagatgtaaggttaggatagttagattggtatcgtacacatgtacataataagttaaatttcatggtaacactcgaaaactttcaatacttgggtattgaaaagttcggggtgttacaaatagAGAGACAAATTCAGTATAACCAAAGTGAAATTTAGTGGGACTGAAGCATGATAAAAATGCGTAAATTTGAAGTCAGTTCCAAGTCGGTGCGGATTTTTCTTATATAAAGGGATGACTCTAACTTTCCTAAACACGAATTAGGATAGAAGGGATAAAGCAAGGAATTGTGGAGCTTCTTTGGAGTCATTCTCCAGGCCTTCGGTTCTTATtcagtttttatgttttatttgagttttaattcaatcatgtctatgattggttagcctcttagttagggttaagatgtaaagcttgtagttatttttaatgtctttgtttactttgattcaagcaaTTAGTTTGATTGTTAgataattcattgatatttggtttgaatggagatttatttttagtttgatcCATTATTGACTTCAGGtatattggatgcttaggaaagctaatgataattgcttatctattttgtaagggattgatctgtaaaatccattaaTCTATAGTCGACTacgggcatgatagatgctttgaattccttaTGATCAAAACTTGGTACTTTATttgggaaccaattcaattgaaatttaaatctgTTTTGGTACGTGGATGTTTCTTTAACCACTCTATTATCCGGCTtgataagataggacttcgattccagttaagTTATATGATTTAATAAAGtgaattaaacattaagaatGACTATAAGTGGATTATCGACGCTCtagtatttttaatatttattgatTTCCTTCTTAATTTCATCATTACTTCTTAAATCAAATTATATAAGTTATTTCTAGTTATAGTTATAAAGTGTTATAGTAATCGCATAATCACAAGTCCCTATGGgtacgaccttggtctcactgagttattattacgtcgcagccctacacttggggtttgtTCAATCATACACTCTCATAATTTTAGATCTCACCTCGAAAGATATTTTCACATCTCACCTAATAAACCTATTAATCAAACTACTGGACTAAGGAAAATCCACCACGAGAACCATTATATAAATCAACTAAATCTAACACGTGTCCTAGGTTAGCACATGACTAAATAGAAATAACATATCCTCCATCGTTTTAAGCAAGGAATTTGtatagaaaatgaaaaagaaattcaagCCTACTATTTGGCGATATCGATAGTGAATGTGACTGGTTCTAGAAACCAAACGGGTTCATTCATATAAGATAAAAATATGAGTAATTTATATAGGAACAATTATAAGTGGGCCTATAGTTTAATTGACCAAGTCATTGATATGATCATATCTATTGTAGGCCAGTATTCTACACAAGCGGAGCCAACATTACTACTAGATTAGCAAACCCATTATTTGGAAGAATTTTGCTGCCACTCACCAAGGTGATCTAACTGATAAtgtttaaatattgcatatttatcatcTCAATTGCATTAGTTTCCATGCATTCAAAGTGCTTAATTGATAACTAATATATAATTTGTACATACGAAGTAATCCGAAAAACAAAGATGAAATCATGCTTAAGAATGAGGATTGAAGTTCAAAGATTAATCAAGAGAAGACTTGGAGATTTGGAagacattaatgaagaattcaagtgtcaaagatctaagaaaatcaagtacaaaaaatgaagaaaagattgTAAAATCACAAAGTGAAATAACATAAATAACAAATTGTTCGGTCCCGCCTGAGGTTAGTTCGATTCGACCGAATGTACATAGAACAATTCAAAAAGAAACTATGATTTTTAGATATAATTCGGCTTGACACCTAGGTCCGATAGAAGTCATGTTCGGTACCACCAAAGGAATGTTCGGTGCAACTTAAGGGAGACATAGATTTCAAACAAATTTTTATAGTGCGACTTTGGTGTGACTTTGACACAACTGAAAGTGATTGTCGGTGCAACCAAAGTGTAACAtaagtgtgtaaatttgaagtCGATTTTGAGTCAGTgcaaaattttcatatttaaagggatgttttaAAATGATTTAAGTATGAATTAGGGTTTAAGAGAGAGGCCTAGGAGTGACGGAGCTTCGGAATCATCATTCCTTCTCAATCCTTCGGTTTTagtctatttttctatttttttaatgttttatttaatATGTTAATCATATTTGGTTAATCTGTTAGATAAGGCTAAGAGATAAACCTTTTAATGGATATTTGAtagttaatttattttaaatgaaagctaatgtttttatattgaattatgattggatataattaaatttagattGAGGTAGAAATCATTCTATAAAGTTGTTTGATTTATTGTCGCCTCTTGGTATATTAGATGCTTTCAATTCCCCGCGATATGATTATTTAGATTTTCATAAGAGATTAAGCCTATCATGATTCTAATATATGTTGGAcgtttttttatatattaatattacTATGTTATTTTCCAATTAAAACAGATTAGAATCAAATTGCAGTTAACTTGAGAAGATCTTTagtcatttttattaaaaaaatttttacGACTCCCTTATTTCAttggattaaaaactcaaatcAGCTGTTTCCTTTAAATTAAATTCTTAATATATTCTCACCAAATTCCCTGAGGATCAACCTCGGTCATACtaagttattactgcatcgcaaTCCTATATTTGAGGTTGTTAACCCTTAGGTTCAATCACTAACCTAATGAACAATATGGATCTCTAAAAGTGGCCCCTAGCATATGCTAAAGTGTTGGCCCAAAAAATTCAGTCAGAGATCATACATCtcaatccattccaatcaatacaTGTGAGTACCACTATTCTATAGAACAATCAATGGTGGGTGACATCTAGGATGAACTATAATCACAATTCAATTCTGATATAGTGGTAAATCCAAACTACACATTTAGTGGGTCCTTCTGGTCAATTGTCCTGATTGAAAATCCACCACTGGTGATCCAagctctttgtgtgtgtgtgtgtgtgtgtattcactTTTCACCATATGACATTTTGGGGTTCATATGATGATTATTTCCCATCAATGCTGTCCATGGAATTGACCTACTAGATGGGTAGCATTGATGCCATGTGTACCAAATG containing:
- the LOC131239889 gene encoding cysteine proteinase COT44-like, which translates into the protein MHAYMTMVVLIFFAILCILCPTTSASDLRVTDDDVRSETDLFALYRKWLAIYHPDERSYGNGDDMLLKKFHVFKNNAMYIHASNKRSNVTYELGLNKFADLSNEEFRAIYTQQPQRVLGQQIEGGAKRNFIYGNTSEPLPATMDWRKKGAVTGVKDQGSCGSCWAFSTIAAVEGINQIKTGELVALSEQELVDCDKKINEGCNGGLMDYAFQFIVENGGISSERDYPYTATDNQCDLTKKKSGVVVIDGYEDVPVNSDDALMRAVAHQPVSVGIEAGGLEFQFYLNGVFTGTCGTNLDHGVSVVGYGTTNKGIKYWIVKNSWGSDWGEDGYIQMQRIEAGAKEGLCGINMMASYPLKSTTKCTPSKSNDPLIRQQPLGRKSGESYMS